In Torulaspora globosa chromosome 1, complete sequence, a genomic segment contains:
- the PNO1 gene encoding Pno1p (ancestral locus Anc_5.482), whose translation MVAPTALKKKDTVSENAGGDGASRIIGVDNTREIDEDDDDVMVGQEEEAVADESTTEQDKEQQIRESKAVVLDEQGKPRFGSANLAKNAKVKLESRKVAVPPHRMTPLRNNWTKIYPPLVEHLKLQVRMNLKTKSVELRTNPKHTTDPGALQKGADFIKAFTLGFDLDDSIALLRLDDLYIETFEIKDVKTLNGDHLSRAIGRIAGKDGKTKFAIENATRTRIVLADAKIHILGGFTHIRMAREAVVSLILGSPPGKVYGNLRTVASRLKERY comes from the coding sequence ATGGTGGCACCAacagctttgaagaagaaagatacCGTGAGCGAGAATGCTGGTGGTGACGGTGCTAGCAGGATCATAGGAGTGGACAACACTCGGGAAAtcgatgaggacgatgatgatgtgATGGTTGGACAGGAAGAGGAGGCTGTCGCGGATGAATCGACCACAGAGCAAGATAAGGAACAGCAAATCCGCGAGTCAAAAGCAGTCGTACTGGATGAACAAGGGAAACCGCGGTTTGGTTCTGCAAACCTAGCCAAGAACGCTAAGGTTAAGCTGGAGAGTCGTAAAGTTGCAGTCCCACCTCACAGAATGACCCCATTGAGGAATAACTGGACTAAGATATATCCTCCTCTCGTCGAACATTTAAAGCTGCAGGTTAGaatgaacttgaagacAAAGTCAGTGGAGTTGAGAACAAACCCTAAACATACAACAGATCCAGGAGCTCTGCAGAAGGGTGCGGACTTCATCAAGGCCTTTACCCTGGGGTTCGACCTCGACGATTCTATTGCGCTGCTTAGATTGGACGATTTGTACATTGAAACCTTTGAGATCAAGGACGTAAAGACCCTGAATGGGGACCATCTTTCAAGGGCCATTGGTCGTATTGCGGGCAAGGACGGTAAGACAAAGTTTGCCATCGAGAATGCCACAAGAACCAGAATCGTGCTGGCTGACGCTAAGATCCACATCCTTGGTGGTTTCACGCACATCAGGATGGCACGGGAAGCAGTCGTGAGCCTGATCCTGGGTTCTCCTCCAGGGAAGGTTTACGGTAACCTACGTACTGTTGCTTCAAGACTGAAGGAGCGCTATTGA
- the MDM32 gene encoding Mdm32p (ancestral locus Anc_5.483) → MSWNKSLMVPSRCSLPVHRLSRAFLGRNILTNFAHRSLLTSTDACTKENISQVKCFNSRSVGFPVRQACGFEMKRFLSRLVLRSRLSTLCAQSIRRSESAGIVVNRSFHCGKVFLNQSNQQNGNHEDFLSKNTDYLHIQNILLQKNQERMNKKRMLSEATNFYERFKVNTKWLLIRNNRPFSANEISTMFSWLLISQIAWIILGTTTFVSILLLIFNTVFAKEMVGRCIGKLLNAFLDDIDIKFQDALVPKWKNGCIRFNKVELRTVGKDQDVVEGAGCREGSNLEFQLKFHQIELTLSLKKWLFGHGAIKDLSLYGMRGDVNIDYAYEPNPQRLFIDWFSNKDYELGKVQLTDSCVNVYDKQLDMKYRVSIYNLSMPQLRFRWILPDFFNADVATGAINHALFTIHKRQHKLVYLNDMEKDLSPWKRISRLRLDAINVKDLGLNKSNTFNWFEDGELEITADVMLPHEDSEPQHDADKKKYMVFDLRFKFKNARARFPDEAPRLSSGEEIISLEELKPLISYINTQNSYCRSMASIENTNSVWNSSNVSISKTRSYPNVTVIPSAAQWAHSEDEVGPKGQEIIRFHDQPQHNGNELVLRCRIVKNIQELKDKVMFQETGIYDTLSMELYVDLIRMVEEWEYNKKNDWMKLWGTTVASQLLLFGLGAMV, encoded by the coding sequence ATGAGCTGGAATAAGTCTCTTATGGTGCCATCTCGATGTTCTCTGCCTGTGCATCGTTTAAGCAGGGCTTTTCTTGGCAGGAATATCTTGACAAACTTTGCTCATCGGAGCTTGCTAACAAGTACAGATGCCTGCACAAAAGAAAATATCAGCCAGGTAAAGTGTTTCAATAGCCGTTCAGTAGGCTTTCCGGTTCGGCAGGCTTGTGGCTTTGAAATGAAGCGATTCTTGAGTCGATTGGTGCTACGAAGTCGGCTGTCTACTCTCTGTGCTCAAAGTATCCGGAGAAGTGAATCTGCTGGAATCGTAGTGAATCGATCCTTCCATTGTGGAAAAGTGTTTTTGAATCAGTCCAATCAACAGAATGGGAATCATGAAGATTTTTTGTCCAAAAATACTGATTATTTGCACATTCAGAATATCTTactgcagaagaatcaagaaagGATGAATAAAAAACGGATGCTCTCGGAGGCGACCAATTTCTATGAAAGATTTAAAGTCAACACCAAATGGCTCCTAATTCGCAATAATCGGCCCTTTTCAGCTAATGAAATTAGTACGATGTTTTCGTGGCTTCTTATTTCGCAGATAGCGTGGATTATCCTCGGTACTACTACATTCGTATCTATCCTTTTACTTATCTTCAACACTGTATTCGCTAAGGAGATGGTGGGCAGATGTATTGGGAAATTGCTTAATGCGTTTCTGGATGATATCGATATTAAATTCCAGGACGCTTTGGTTCCCAAGTGGAAAAACGGCTGTATCAGGTTCAACAAAGTGGAATTAAGAACTGTCGGCAAAGATCAAGACGTGGTAGAAGGTGCAGGATGCAGGGAGGGATCCAATCTAGAGTTCCAATTGAAGTTCCATCAAATAGAGTTGACACTTTCGTTAAAGAAATGGCTCTTTGGCCATGGTGCCATCAAAGATCTATCGCTCTACGGTATGAGAGGTGATGTAAACATAGACTATGCCTATGAACCGAATCCGCAGCGATTGTTTATCGATTGGTTCTCCAATAAAGATTATGAATTGGGGAAAGTGCAGCTAACGGACTCGTGCGTGAACGTTTACGATAAGCAGCTTGATATGAAGTATCGAGTGTCAATATACAATCTATCGATGCCTCAATTGAGATTTCGATGGATACTTcctgatttcttcaacgcAGATGTTGCCACAGGGGCAATAAACCATGCGTTGTTCACGATCCACAAAAGACAGCATAAATTGGTTTACTTGAATGATATGGAGAAGGATCTCTCTCCGTGGAAGAGAATAAGCAGGCTGAGGTTAGATGCTATCAATGTCAAAGATTTGGGTCTCAATAAGAGCAATACATTTAACTGGTTTGAAGATGGGGAATTAGAGATTACAGCCGATGTTATGCTGCCGCATGAAGATAGCGAGCCACAGCATGATGCAGATAAGAAGAAGTATATGGTGTTTGATCTCAggttcaagttcaagaatgCTAGAGCACGTTTCCCCGATGAAGCGCCGAGATTATCATCAGGTGAAGAGATTATCTCACTCGAAGAGTTGAAGCCTTTAATCTCATACATTAATACACAAAATAGCTATTGTCGCTCAATGGCTAGCATAGAAAACACGAATTCAGTGTGGAATTCGTCCAACGTATCAATCAGCAAGACGAGGTCTTATCCAAACGTGACGGTGATACCGTCTGCAGCGCAATGGGCTCATAGTGAGGATGAAGTTGGACCGAAGGGCCAAGAGATCATAAGATTCCATGACCAGCCCCAACACAACGGTAATGAGCTGGTCTTGCGTTGTCGGATAGTCAAAAACATTCAGGAGCTCAAGGACAAGGTGATGTTTCAGGAGACGGGGATATACGATACCTTAAGTATGGAGCTATATGTTGACTTGATTAGAATGGTTGAAGAATGGGAGTATAACAAGAAAAACGACTGGATGAAGCTATGGGGCACCACAGTAGCGTCCCAACTCCTCCTCTTCGGTTTAGGTGCTATGGTCTGA
- the SPP2 gene encoding spliceosome ATPase-activating subunit SPP2 (ancestral locus Anc_5.484), whose protein sequence is MSSGFSLKIAKKPKKGSKPTKKGGSQKKQSVFGGDQKNATRSKISLTHVERYTEEKPKELIIKPGILRSSLWEIPAGPEENQVKYGLTYNETNRGQGLPAQSSTTRKPLQSSNLRWLEELPEVTNEDEYEEVPVEEFGEALLRGMGWDGTRENSDLQEKNYSKLPHEQGRPLYSGIGAKGAEASQAMGKISESSFMPLVRINRKTGERVDSTKTEG, encoded by the coding sequence ATGAGCAGTGGCTTCTCCCTAaagattgccaagaaacCCAAGAAGGGTTCCAAGCCGACGAAGAAAGGTGGCAGCCAAAAGAAGCAGAGCGTCTTTGGTGGAGACCAGAAGAACGCAACCAGAAGTAAAATAAGCTTAACTCATGTCGAGAGATATACAGAGGAAAAGCCAAAAGAGTTAATTATCAAGCCAGGGATACTACGATCTTCGTTATGGGAAATACCGGCTGGTCCGGAAGAGAATCAGGTCAAGTATGGCCTGACATACAACGAAACCAATCGTGGACAGGGTTTACCAGCGCAAAGCAGTACTACCAGGAAGCCATTGCAAAGCTCGAACCTACGATGGCTTGAGGAGCTTCCTGAAGTCACAAATGAAGATGAATATGAAGAAGTGCCAGTCGAGGAGTTTGGTGAAGCATTACTGCGAGGCATGGGATGGGACGGTACCAGGGAAAACTCTGATTTGCAAGAAAAGAACTATAGTAAACTTCCACACGAACAAGGTAGACCTCTTTATTCGGGAATTGGAGCTAAGGGAGCTGAAGCGAGCCAAGCAATGGGTAAAATCTCTGAAAGCTCATTCATGCCACTAGTAAGAATCAATCGAAAAACCGGAGAGCGAGTGGATTCTACCAAAACTGAAGGTTAA
- the SHE9 gene encoding She9p (ancestral locus Anc_5.485) gives MIQRWQRPAFRVGETLLYQRWGLVVNLRHASGGPLHQKKALPEAKKSKVTGNLWEPLGTHWKKVKGQLKDTRSILSRHVSQFSYHVAKARMSIMEANKKLAEQEQEGADQRLTYDRDMETSETIRDLPSQRELHRRRWSRKLEFYFDSLQETIFTATRALNDVTGYSSIERLRKSIEIMENNMEDCRETLRNLKDKYATAIEERKQSQKQLNELLQRKSTWSPADLERFTQIYKDDALNQKREQALKLEVSAKETQQEKLSDDLYRAILTRYHEEQIWSDKIRRTSTWGTFILMGVNIILFLVFQLLLEPWKRRRLTRSFEDKVKNALDDYAARQDMKLEQLRANIAQPAAISTILDEQIDRAQADDASTEELTATASSSEPAQEVTAAYNLEDEISERRSLVRRLRMWIQDLLYKFCPPAISHVHSKTILSNLELYVYSTLLILLGALSARFMP, from the coding sequence ATGATACAAAGATGGCAGAGGCCAGCCTTTCGAGTTGGGGAAACTCTCCTTTATCAGAGGTGGGGATTGGTGGTGAATTTACGCCATGCCTCTGGAGGtccacttcatcaaaagaAGGCCCTACcagaggccaagaagagtAAAGTGACAGGAAATCTATGGGAACCCCTGGGTACTCATTGGAAGAAAGTCAAGGGTCAATTGAAGGATACTCGCTCGATTCTGAGCCGTCATGTATCACAATTCTCCTACCACGTAGCCAAAGCCAGGATGTCCATAATGGAAGCTAACAAGAAGCTAGCAgagcaagagcaagaggGAGCTGACCAGAGACTCACCTATGACAGGGACATGGAAACGAGCGAAACGATCAGGGATCTGCCTTCTCAACGAGAGCTCCATCGCCGAAGATGGTCACGAAAGCTGGAGTTCTATTTTGATTCATTGCAAGAAACGATCTTTACAGCTACCAGGGCCCTGAACGACGTTACCGGATACTCTAGCATAGAGAGACTGCGAAAGAGCATTGAGATAATGGAAAATAACATGGAAGACTGTCGAGAGACCTTGAGAAATCTCAAAGATAAATATGCCACTGCGATTGAGGAAAGGAAACAGTCACAGAAACAGCTGAACGAACTGCTACAAAGGAAAAGCACCTGGTCACCGGctgatcttgaaagattcaCTCAAATCTACAAGGACGATGCGCTGAACCAGAAACGAGAGCAAGCCTTGAAACTGGAAGTTAGCGCTAAGGAAACGCAGCAGGAAAAGCTGAGCGATGACCTTTATCGGGCAATCTTGACTCGTTATCACGAAGAGCAGATTTGGTCGGATAAAATCAGACGGACTTCCACCTGGGGCACCTTCATCCTGATGGGAGTTAACATTATTCTTTTCCTAGTGTTTCAATTGCTTCTTGAACCGTGGAAACGCAGAAGACTAACGAGATCCTTCGAAGATAAGGTTAAGAATGCACTGGATGACTACGCTGCGCGGCAGGACATGAAGCTAGAGCAATTGAGGGCGAACATAGCCCAGCCAGCGGCCATCTCGACTATTCTCGATGAACAGATTGATCGAGCTCAAGCAGATGATGCCTCCACCGAGGAACTCACGGCAACGGCGAGCTCATCTGAACCAGCACAAGAGGTTACCGCAGCTTACAATTTAGAAGATGAGATATCAGAACGCAGATCGCTAGTACGAAGACTTCGAATGTGGATTCAAGATTTGCTTTACAAATTTTGTCCCCCGGCGATTTCGCATGTTCACTCCAAGACGATACTAAGCAATCTAGAGCTATATGTTTACTCGACGCTGCTGATCCTCCTGGGGGCACTATCAGCTAGGTTCATGCCCTGA
- the RPT3 gene encoding proteasome regulatory particle base subunit RPT3 (ancestral locus Anc_5.486): MEELGVVNPVETAVAERNTVKSYGALLSQLNNNGTNISSSGNTDVYLTLKKLEKELELLILQGEYIKDEQRHLKRELLRAQEEVKRIQSVPLVIGQFLEPIDENTGIVSSTTGMSYVVRILSTLDRELLKPSMSVALHRHSNALVDILPPDSDSSISIMSENEKPDVTYADVGGLDMQKQEIREAVELPLTQADLYQQIGIDPPRGVLLYGPPGTGKTMLVKAVANSTNASFIRVNGSEFVHKYLGEGPRMVRDVFRLARENAPSIIFIDEVDSIATKRFDAQTGSDREVQRILIELLTQMDGFDQSTNVKVIMATNRADTLDPALLRPGRLDRKIEFPSLRDRRERRLIFGTIAAKMSLAPETDLDSLIIRNDSLSGATIAAIMQEAGLRAVRKNRYVILQSDLEEAYAAQVKTDNDVDKFDFYK, from the coding sequence ATGGAAGAATTAGGAGTGGTCAATCCGGTGGAAACAGCGGTTGCGGAAAGAAATACAGTGAAATCTTATGGCGCCCTGTTGTCACAATTGAACAATAATGGGACAAATATCAGTTCCAGCGGTAATACAGATGTGTATCTAAcactgaagaagctggaaaaggAACTTGAGCTATTGATCTTGCAGGGAGAATACATAAAAGACGAACAACGCCATTTGAAGCGTGAGCTTTTAAGGGCTCAGGAAGAAGTTAAGAGAATTCAATCCGTTCCTTTGGTAATTGGGCAGTTTCTGGAGccaattgatgaaaacaCAGGTATTGTGTCAAGTACCACCGGCATGAGTTACGTTGTGAGAATTTTGTCCACATTAGATCGTGAACTTTTGAAGCCTTCGATGTCGGTGGCACTACATCGCCATTCCAATGCACTGGTAGATATCCTGCCACCAGACTCGGATTCTAGTATATCGATTATGAGTGAGAATGAGAAACCAGATGTCACATACGCGGACGTTGGTGGGCTAGATATGCagaagcaagaaataaGGGAGGCTGTTGAACTGCCCTTGACACAGGCTGATTTATATCAGCAAATTGGTATAGATCCTCCAAGAGGTGTGTTACTGTATGGCCCTCCAGGTACGGGTAAAACAATGCTTGTCAAAGCAGTAGCCAATAGTACAAACGCATCCTTCATCAGAGTTAATGGCTCCGAGTTCGTTCACAAATATCTGGGAGAAGGTCCACGTATGGTGCGTGATGTCTTCAGGCTAGCAAGGGAAAACGCGCCCTCTATTATATTCATTGACGAAGTGGATTCTATCGCTACCAAACGTTTCGATGCTCAGACAGGTTCAGATCGTGAAGTGCAGCGTATTTTAATCGAGCTTCTGACGCAGATGGATGGTTTCGATCAGTCCACCAATGTGAAAGTGATCATGGCAACCAATAGGGCGGACACACTGGATCCTGCGCTACTAAGACCCGGTAGACTGGATAGGAAAATAGAGTTTCCATCGCTTCGTGATAGACGTGAGCGTCGTTTGATCTTCGGTACAATTGCAGCTAAGATGTCCTTGGCCCCGGAGACTGATTTAGATTCCCTGATTATACGTAACGACTCCCTTTCAGGTGCTACGATTGCGGCTATCATGCAAGAGGCTGGTTTGCGTGCTGTTAGGAAAAACAGATACGTCATTTTGCAGAGCGACTTGGAAGAGGCTTATGCTGCGCAAGTCAAGACCGATAATGACGTTGACAAATTTGATTTCTACAAATAG
- the SMP3 gene encoding glycosylphosphatidylinositol-alpha 1,2 mannosyltransferase (ancestral locus Anc_5.487), producing MNLRRLEVLGLAIGLFLSVQLSYIHPDEHFQSLEVLAWRFFGINGAIPWEFQSETAARSFVPLLLNYGPLFCVFKATKVDNPLVILRLVRIQNYLTFIATSRYVMKRLYGAFSAKWCNFFIATSYISGCFQSHSFSNSFETIVLLIVLALYNELLPHVRDHKTQAYKISCLLGFLISLGCFNRITFPAFILFPSLVVFWRFFRTHQGPLALLLVSSTVSSLVFILIDTRMYQSNGLTVAPLRNLLYNFDEANLEKHGLHPRYHHILVNLPQMLGPAILLTNPRRHNFKNSSRGLVISAIASGMLFLSIFRHQELRFLLPLGPLLFACLNPNASIASINSAFIIKLWLVFNVILGTIYGVYHQGGVLKVLGRFQEQKAVGVHVWWKTYSPPTWMYMNKELVVSTTMLEQGIETVDQIPFEAISNHVIDLKGCADGLLNSTLHSFLENGANVKLIAPDSLAGRLDSLQRSGSLTLTPSDRISGHLDLDHLDISDLSTFQPGISVYSVELSR from the coding sequence ATGAACTTGAGAAGATTGGAGGTCCTTGGTTTGGCTATAGGTTTATTCCTCTCGGTACAGCTTTCGTACATCCATCCTGATGAACATTTTCAAAGCTTAGAAGTGCTCGCTTGGCGTTTTTTTGGCATCAATGGCGCAATACCGTGGGAATTCCAGTCTGAGACAGCCGCAAGAAGTTTTGTGCCCTTGCTTCTTAACTATGGACCCTTGTTTTGCGTATTCAAGGCCACTAAGGTCGATAATCCCCTGGTGATCTTGAGGCTAGTCCGAATTCAAAACTACTTGACCTTCATTGCCACAAGTCGATACGTTATGAAAAGGCTCTATGGTGCATTCAGTGCGAAATGGTGTAACTTTTTCATTGCAACGTCTTATATTAGTGGCTGCTTCCAGAGCCACTCTTTCTCCAATTCATTCGAAACGATCGTCCTGCTTATAGTTCTGGCGCTGTACAATGAATTGTTACCTCATGTGAGAGATCACAAGACACAGGCCTACAAGATCTCCTGCCTCCTGGGGTTTCTTATCTCTTTGGGGTGCTTCAATAGAATCACGTTTCCGGCGTTTATCCTTTTCCCTTCGTTGGTTGTTTTTTGGCGCTTCTTCAGAACTCATCAAGGACCTCTGGCCTTGCTGCTCGTGTCCTCAACGGTTAGTAGCCTGGTCTTTATTCTCATAGACACGAGAATGTATCAAAGTAATGGGCTTACCGTCGCGCCGCTAAGGAACTTGTTGTACAACTTCGATGAGGCCAATCTTGAAAAACACGGTTTGCATCCCAGATATCACCATATTTTGGTCAATCTACCGCAAATGCTTGGTCCGGCTATTCTTCTTACCAATCCGAGGCGACACAACTTCAAAAATAGCAGCAGAGGTTTGGTCATATCAGCGATCGCCTCTGGTATGCTATTTCTCTCGATTTTTAGACATCAGGAGCTGCGATTCCTTCTGCCTCTGGGGCCTCTGCTCTTTGCTTGTTTGAACCCAAATGCTTCCATCGCATCAATCAATTCTGCTTTCATAATAAAGCTGTGGCTCGTCTTCAACGTAATACTCGGCACGATTTATGGAGTGTACCATCAGGGCGGCGTCTTAAAAGTGTTAGGCAGGTTCCAAGAGCAAAAGGCGGTTGGCGTGCATGTATGGTGGAAAACATACTCTCCTCCGACCTGGATGTACATGAATAAGGAACTTGTCGTCTCCACAACTATGTTGGAGCAAGGAATAGAAACTGTTGATCAGATTCCCTTTGAAGCAATTAGCAATCATGTCATCGATCTCAAAGGTTGTGCCGACGGGCTTTTGAACTCCACTTTGCATAGCTTCCTCGAGAACGGGGCGAATGTGAAGCTTATAGCACCTGACTCTTTAGCGGGACGCTTAGATAGCCTGCAGCGCAGCGGCTCGCTGACGCTGACCCCATCAGATCGAATATCCGGTCATTTGGATTTAGATCATCTGGACATTAGCGATTTATCAACTTTTCAGCCTGGGATCTCGGTTTATAGTGTAGAGCTTTCCAGATAA
- the SXM1 gene encoding Sxm1p (ancestral locus Anc_5.488), whose product MHDEQAILACVEQTMVADAKVIKEAEQQLFEYQKQPGFTTFLLQVVSNEEIPTHIRLSSAIYFKNKIFRSWNTPNREDGIKPEEQLVIKENLIQSLVKNSENNHIRPHLTESVRGILDNNDDWDLTGVINELLNSGKEEYVYSGLLLLFQTCIAHRWDMADNRKEIDRVVSVVFPTVENIASQLVNREDYRANELMYLIIKCFKYACLNNFPQYFSNLEKLNAWIQLHLYLCAKPLPKEVFALDPSDRCLDKRVKVNKWGFGNLNRFIHKFSRVTKSVSEQFVSYVFNNIIPTILQEYFKVIQAWRDNSLWLGEASLHYLIQFLEKCLVTEEVYPLIQPHVSTIIEKVIFPCLSANEESVQLLEEDPEEYTRRYFDLNKESSTADVASCDFVFVIGHKRPSELDKVLPFVNGVFVSYNEHPEDISVAFKQEGAMRMISTLFTFLDSPESLEAIFSHYIVPFLSQSRYPFLVARALETISVYGNEFQDMDTLSRLFQLTYDHFMNSNVLPIQIEAADALKALVVSNPKIHSHISAQVPGIMEKLLRLSKEFQIDILSEVMEVFVERFADELTIFAEDLAANLADQFLQLGRSLVDNSGNSYSTGDQDSEIQASALLQTMTTMVMSMSKVSLIDKFLPVVKFVVVNAQISFLTEIVDLMDSLALSSQALFNQFTPAIWEMVHDLLDSFQTYAMDYFEGYLIFFETLVTHGFPQDQTFLQPFLEILSVKLDSDIDYDVESVLDILVFYALSMRDIQLFDRALRASSNDELQLDDGDIVKTFLANLSVKPVETLQISENEGATLVLLTKWFSCKFSSVFSIKLQIMAILSLFKLPELPGCVKGFTSQFAEKLVSLMEKLPDAIRKRDAISKGEEGVEEMFGNDANPDEDDYFEDYEEDLKETVLDQINIFQEVHSFFARLQASDAEKYQTIINSLNDDKRHSLQVILEFVSQN is encoded by the coding sequence ATGCATGATGAGCAAGCGATTTTGGCTTGCGTAGAGCAAACAATGGTTGCCGATGCGAAGGTTATCAAAGAGGCAGAACAACAACTTTTCGAATACCAGAAACAGCCCGGGTTCACTACATTTTTACTTCAAGTGGTTTCCAATGAGGAAATTCCGACACACATCCGTCTCTCTTCGGCGATTTACTTCAAAAACAAGATCTTTCGATCATGGAATACCCCGAATCGCGAAGATGGGATCAAACCAGAGGAGCAGCTAGTGATCAAGGAGAATTTGATCCAGTCCCTCGTGAAGAATTCCGAAAATAATCACATCAGGCCGCATTTGACTGAATCAGTCCGAGGAATTCTGGATAATAACGATGATTGGGATTTGACGGGAGTTATTAATGAGCTTCTAAACAGCGGTAAGGAAGAATATGTGTACAGTGGCTTATTACTGCTATTTCAGACGTGCATTGCCCATAGATGGGATATGGCAGATAACCGGAAAGAGATTGATAGAGTTGTCTCGGTGGTCTTCCCAACGGTGGAAAACATCGCATCGCAATTGGTAAACCGGGAGGACTACAGAGCAAACGAACTGATGTATCTGATAATCAAATGTTTCAAATACGCCTGTTTGAACAACTTTCCGCAGTATTTCAGCAATTTGGAGAAACTGAATGCATGGATTCAATTGCATCTGTATCTTTGCGCGAAGCCTCTTCCAAAGGAAGTATTTGCGCTGGATCCGTCTGACAGATGCCTGGACAAAAGAGTAAAAGTGAACAAGTGGGGGTTTGGGAACCTGAACAGATTTATTCACAAGTTTTCTAGAGTCACCAAGTCCGTTTCCGAGCAGTTCGTATCATACGTTTTCAACAACATCATTCCCACGATCCTCCAGGAATATTTTAAAGTGATTCAAGCCTGGAGGGATAATTCACTTTGGTTGGGAGAGGCCTCATTGCATTACTTGATCcagtttttggaaaagtGTCTTGTTACAGAAGAGGTATATCCACTAATCCAGCCTCATGTGTCAACAATCATCGAGAAAGTTATCTTTCCGTGCCTTTCGGCCAACGAAGAGAGCGTGCAATTGCTTGAGGAAGATCCCGAAGAATATACGAGAAGATATTTCGATCTCAACAAGGAGAGCTCAACAGCTGACGTAGCATCGTGTGATTTTGTGTTCGTTATCGGACACAAGCGTCCTTCGGAGCTGGATAAAGTCTTGCCATTTGTGAACGGCGTATTTGTGAGCTATAATGAACACCCCGAAGATATTTCAGTGGCTTTCAAGCAGGAAGGTGCCATGAGAATGATTTCCACTTTATTCACATTTCTAGACTCTCCGGAAAGCCTTGAAGCTATCTTTTCTCACTATATCGTCCCATTTTTGTCACAGTCAAGATACCCATTCTTAGTTGCCAGAGCATTGGAGACTATATCCGTGTATGGGAATGAGTTTCAAGATATGGACACCCTATCAAGGCTTTTTCAATTAACTTACGACCATTTTATGAACAGCAATGTGCTACCCATCCAAAttgaagctgctgatgctttgaaagcattgGTTGTCAGCAATCCTAAGATTCACTCCCACATATCTGCCCAAGTACCGGGAATCATGGAAAAGTTATTGAGACTTTCTAAAGAGTTCCAAATTGACATCTTGTCGGAAGTCATGGAAGTGTTTGTGGAGAGATTCGCCGATGAACTAACGATTTTTGCAGAAGACTTGGCCGCCAACCTGGCCGACCAGTTTTTGCAGCTTGGACGTTCCCTTGTCGACAACTCAGGCAATTCCTACTCAACCGGGGACCAGGATTCTGAGATTCAAGCAAGCGCTTTATTGCAAACCATGACAACAATGGTTATGTCAATGAGTAAGGTCTCCCTAATCGACAAATTTCTGCCGGTTGTAAAATTTGTCGTAGTGAACGCACAAATTTCTTTTCTCACAGAGATAGTCGATTTGATGGATTCATTAGCATTATCCTCACAAGCACTATTCAATCAGTTTACGCCAGCCATTTGGGAGATGGTCCACGATTTGCTGGACTCGTTCCAAACATACGCAATGGACTATTTTGAAGGATAtctcattttctttgaGACTTTGGTCACCCATGGCTTTCCGCAAGATCAGACCTTTTTGCAGCCCTTTTTAGAGATTTTGTCTGTGAAACTGGACAGTGACATTGACTATGACGTGGAGAGTGTCCTGGATATTCTAGTCTTCTATGCGCTGTCCATGAGAGACATACAATTGTTCGACAGAGCTTTACGGGCATCGTCGAATGACGAGCTCCAACTTGACGACGGCGACATTGTCAAGACTTTCCTCGCCAACCTCTCCGTCAAGCCGGTAGAGACGTTGCAAATCAGCGAGAACGAGGGGGCCACGCTGGTACTTCTAACCAAGTGGTTCTCCTGCAAGTTCTCTAGTGTCTTCTCCATCAAGCTGCAGATTATGGCCATCCTATCGCTCTTCAAGCTGCCCGAACTGCCAGGCTGCGTGAAGGGATTCACCAGCCAATTTGCTGAGAAACTAGTCTCGCTGATGGAGAAACTGCCGGACGCCATCAGAAAACGGGACGCCATCTCCAAGGGCGAAGAAGGCGTCGAAGAGATGTTCGGCAATGACGCAAACCCTGACGAAGACGACTATTTCGAAGACTACGAAGAGGACTTGAAGGAAACCGTGCTCGACCAAATAAACATTTTCCAAGAGGTCCACTCTTTCTTCGCGCGTCTTCAGGCCAGCGACGCAGAGAAATACCAAACAATAATAAACTCTCTGAACGATGACAAAAGACACTCCTTGCAGGTAATCCTCGAGTTCGTCTCCCAGAACTAG